A stretch of the Candidatus Hydrogenedentota bacterium genome encodes the following:
- a CDS encoding RNA-directed DNA polymerase, which produces MFKLTESELDAAFAAINHHGYSTMMPEPQEWAVVTFNWISIRSSLAQLDLDTYDPFEPMQVFSPKSRSSVRVLHLLHPQDLIIYTALVLIVKDDIECSRVPQKLKRVFSFRVDTKQTNTLYDSRGSYEAYRCRLEAKAVRSQVKFVAIADIADFYPRIYQHRLQNIVGTVAKSQRVREVARVLVRKLINNLMGRNSYGIPVGPYASRVLAEAILIDVDASLLNQRSDFVRWVDDYNIFCKSEYEAQSILFSLGEWLFVNHGLTLQSSKTRILTIGEYRDRVLTTHDAQLTSRDAVIRQLRDFQVDYEESDDDEGPDESMVQEALEMLQGHDLKGLLEASLSDTTLVDYEAVTYALNKLPRIPGAPSPLKREVLDLVIDNVMLLYPVAEHVAKYVLSFDSLTPKEQKSIAKKLLKSLNSMRNPVPPYCAMWMLSVFAHDQIWNHASDIASLYTKAKSEVIKCYAALAIHASGTRSEALAIKDDYASASPLLKLAILFASRRLGRDERHHWKLANGVSGIIERLI; this is translated from the coding sequence AAACTTACTGAATCCGAATTAGATGCTGCATTCGCGGCCATCAACCATCACGGATACAGCACAATGATGCCAGAGCCGCAAGAGTGGGCCGTGGTGACCTTCAATTGGATATCAATTCGCTCCTCACTTGCGCAGCTGGACTTGGATACTTACGACCCCTTTGAGCCCATGCAAGTGTTCTCACCAAAAAGCCGGTCAAGTGTTCGTGTTTTGCACCTATTGCATCCACAGGACTTGATAATCTATACGGCGCTCGTTCTCATCGTAAAAGATGATATTGAATGTAGTCGTGTGCCTCAGAAGCTAAAGCGTGTCTTTTCGTTTCGCGTAGACACAAAACAAACTAATACTCTGTACGACTCACGAGGCTCATATGAAGCATATCGGTGTCGATTGGAGGCGAAGGCCGTTAGGTCACAAGTCAAATTTGTGGCAATTGCCGATATAGCTGACTTCTATCCGAGGATCTATCAACATCGGCTCCAGAATATAGTCGGCACAGTCGCGAAATCGCAGCGCGTGCGTGAAGTGGCTCGGGTATTGGTACGAAAGCTAATCAACAATTTGATGGGTAGAAACAGCTATGGGATTCCCGTGGGTCCATACGCATCAAGAGTTCTGGCCGAGGCAATTCTTATAGATGTTGATGCCTCATTACTTAATCAACGTTCGGATTTTGTTCGTTGGGTAGATGACTACAACATATTCTGTAAGTCAGAATATGAAGCTCAATCGATTTTGTTTAGTTTGGGAGAGTGGTTATTCGTGAATCACGGACTGACGCTTCAGTCCTCGAAAACGCGAATTCTTACTATTGGTGAGTACAGAGACCGTGTCTTGACTACTCACGATGCGCAACTGACTAGTCGCGATGCCGTTATAAGACAGCTTCGTGATTTTCAGGTTGACTACGAAGAATCTGACGACGATGAGGGGCCTGATGAATCAATGGTCCAGGAAGCTCTGGAAATGCTTCAGGGGCACGACCTGAAGGGATTGCTTGAGGCATCTTTGTCAGATACTACTCTCGTTGACTATGAGGCAGTTACGTATGCCCTCAACAAGTTGCCTCGAATACCGGGAGCACCTTCCCCTCTGAAACGTGAAGTTCTAGACCTCGTGATTGACAATGTAATGCTTCTCTATCCGGTGGCCGAGCATGTGGCGAAGTATGTTCTGTCTTTCGATAGCCTTACTCCAAAGGAGCAGAAGAGCATTGCCAAGAAGTTGCTCAAGTCACTCAATAGCATGAGAAATCCCGTCCCCCCGTATTGTGCAATGTGGATGCTTTCAGTCTTCGCTCATGACCAAATTTGGAACCATGCCAGCGATATTGCGTCCCTCTACACGAAAGCGAAGTCTGAAGTGATAAAGTGTTATGCGGCGCTGGCCATTCACGCCTCAGGCACGCGTTCAGAAGCGTTGGCCATAAAGGACGACTATGCCTCAGCATCTCCGCTGCTGAAGCTCGCAATACTCTTCGCCTCTCGCAGATTAGGTCGAGACGAACGACATCACTGGAAGCTTGCGAACGGAGTCAGCGGCATTATCGAGAGGCTCATCTAG
- a CDS encoding GIY-YIG nuclease family protein yields the protein MQREPAVYILASKLRGTLYIGVTSNPPQRISEHKTDAREGFTKKYNVKTLVDIEHFPTMREAIAREKQMKKWRRAWKIELIEKDNPEWKDLWQDFP from the coding sequence ATGCAACGCGAACCAGCAGTATACATTCTCGCCAGCAAACTGCGTGGCACCTTGTACATTGGCGTCACCAGTAATCCTCCACAACGCATCAGCGAACACAAGACTGACGCACGCGAGGGCTTTACGAAGAAATACAACGTCAAGACTCTTGTCGACATCGAACACTTCCCCACGATGCGTGAAGCGATAGCCCGCGAAAAGCAAATGAAAAAGTGGCGACGTGCCTGGAAGATCGAGTTGATCGAGAAGGACAACCCCGAATGGAAGGATCTTTGGCAAGATTTCCCTTAG